The following proteins come from a genomic window of Methanosarcina sp. MTP4:
- a CDS encoding NAD(P)H-dependent oxidoreductase, giving the protein MKKILINFAHPARARSKINNALRAAVEGLENVTINDLYANYPDFLIDVKREQRLCEDHDVIIFQHPFYWYSTPSIINEWLDLVLEHGWAYGSQGRALEGKIFLQAITAGGDDSVYQKDGFTAFTIRELTSPYCAMAKLCNMNWLPPFTVLGIHRGLSEETVKVYAEDYRRVIIALRDGTLDLEKARHEQYLNSDLNSIIRRP; this is encoded by the coding sequence ATGAAAAAAATTCTCATTAATTTTGCCCATCCGGCAAGAGCACGTTCAAAGATTAATAATGCTCTTCGTGCTGCTGTTGAAGGTCTTGAAAATGTAACCATCAATGATCTCTATGCAAACTATCCGGATTTTCTGATCGATGTCAAAAGAGAGCAAAGGCTCTGTGAAGATCACGATGTCATTATTTTTCAGCACCCGTTCTACTGGTACTCAACTCCGTCAATTATAAATGAATGGCTTGATCTGGTACTTGAACACGGCTGGGCCTATGGTTCGCAGGGCAGGGCGCTTGAAGGAAAGATTTTCCTGCAGGCTATCACGGCAGGCGGTGATGACAGTGTCTACCAGAAAGATGGTTTTACCGCTTTTACAATTAGAGAACTTACCTCACCCTATTGTGCTATGGCAAAGCTATGCAACATGAACTGGCTTCCTCCATTCACCGTTCTTGGTATTCACCGGGGCTTGTCTGAGGAGACAGTTAAGGTTTATGCAGAAGACTATCGCCGTGTCATCATTGCCCTGCGGGACGGCACTCTGGATCTTGAGAAAGCGAGGCATGAGCAATATCTCAACAGCGACCTGAACTCAATTATCAGGAGGCCGTAA
- a CDS encoding universal stress protein: MKSELHRNILIATDGSDNTLKAISCGIELAKLSGATVYALYVVDTPSTISETWTLGKKMIYEVMRKDGEKAVSKIKKLGEASRVEVKEVILDGYPSSEIIDFAENNNIDLIVMGTLGKTGLEKFLIGSVAEKVLRGSKVPVMVVRGGGQS; encoded by the coding sequence ATGAAAAGTGAGCTACACCGAAACATATTGATTGCAACAGACGGGTCCGATAATACCCTGAAAGCTATTTCTTGCGGAATTGAGCTTGCAAAACTTAGCGGAGCCACTGTCTACGCCCTCTATGTAGTAGATACACCATCCACAATTTCTGAAACATGGACTCTTGGCAAAAAAATGATCTACGAAGTTATGAGAAAAGATGGAGAGAAAGCAGTATCTAAAATAAAAAAGCTTGGAGAAGCTTCAAGGGTGGAGGTAAAAGAAGTTATTTTAGACGGCTACCCGAGCAGTGAAATTATCGATTTTGCGGAAAATAACAATATTGACCTGATAGTAATGGGCACCCTTGGAAAAACCGGACTCGAGAAATTTCTGATCGGAAGCGTTGCAGAGAAAGTGTTAAGAGGATCAAAAGTTCCGGTCATGGTAGTCAGAGGTGGTGGGCAAAGCTAA
- a CDS encoding adenosylcobinamide amidohydrolase, whose translation MQFYEKDSTLIIEGDFEAVSTGLNGGRARVKDLFNKQVPRTFNPPDPGKFVEEAALELGIREPYFGLLTAVNMEYLQVIEDDYLTVFVTAGVSNGSEFRIEKVEKVEKVEKIGTINIILISKEKLSETGLLGAIITATEAKGLALLEKGYTFLGTNTDAVIVAYEKDSEKNSECEEGLEIPYAGSSTDFGKKITKAVMKGVKAGLELRGE comes from the coding sequence ATGCAATTTTACGAAAAAGACAGTACCCTCATCATAGAAGGTGATTTCGAAGCCGTGAGCACTGGCTTAAACGGCGGCCGCGCCCGGGTAAAAGACCTCTTCAACAAACAGGTCCCAAGGACCTTCAACCCCCCCGACCCGGGCAAATTCGTAGAAGAAGCCGCCCTTGAACTGGGAATCCGTGAACCTTATTTCGGCCTCCTGACCGCCGTAAACATGGAATACCTCCAGGTCATCGAAGACGATTACCTCACTGTCTTCGTAACCGCCGGCGTCAGCAACGGCTCCGAATTCAGGATAGAAAAGGTGGAAAAGGTGGAAAAGGTAGAAAAGATAGGGACTATCAACATCATTCTCATTTCCAAAGAAAAACTCTCAGAGACTGGCCTCCTTGGAGCCATCATAACGGCCACGGAAGCAAAAGGACTTGCCCTCCTGGAAAAAGGTTACACATTTTTGGGCACGAACACGGATGCCGTGATTGTTGCCTATGAAAAAGATTCGGAGAAGAATTCGGAATGTGAAGAAGGGCTGGAAATCCCCTACGCCGGTTCCAGCACGGATTTCGGGAAAAAGATAACGAAAGCGGTCATGAAAGGAGTAAAGGCGGGGCTTGAGTTGAGAGGGGAATGA
- a CDS encoding tetratricopeptide repeat protein, with product MSLQEIKNKKGIGGIIISQEEAFRKGLDLFKHRRYEKAINVFNKILNKEPQHPGALFNRGLALLESGKTGEALNSFDEVLQLDPGNPEAWQQKGLAFAGLKEFDAALEAYEHAFEIKPENPEVLYLKGLALAELNRTGKALLCFEEALEAEPEYVDAWYARGTVSGQAGQYEAALESFARVLSINPRHSEALYSRGLIFAQLEEYEKALEAFDSLIRANPKYMDAREQKCLVLGKLERNEEALECLESLLKKAPNHEPALYSKGVLLSELSRYEEAEKSFSKLLKINPEHKDAWFRQGTLMLQLLRFNEAINAFGEAIKLDPGYFEAWNHKCFALMKLEVYDEALEAFDSLLEIYPELEEIWYNRALALVKLQRLEPAAESFAEVTRLNPGYKDAWFQQGRLFAKTGKYKEALEAFDRVLKLDPEHTEARKFRGTVLVALGNLEEAQDSLSESLEEEPENFNLWFQKGLLGLDSGEFEKALEAFEKTIELKPESESSWLNKGFALYSLKRYEEALEAFEEGLRQNPYLEKGWNKKGIVLGKLGEEEKALEAFDEALKLRPDYEDAWKNKALILLSAEEYDKAEAAFSEVLKSNPEDTSSLYNRGKALLKLERKEAALECFEKVLALDPDYPELQYNLALAQMELGKHEKALETFEKLAAKNSLDPEIQFKKGMISMELGKFEEALEAFEQVLSREPESIDAWYRKGLVLLELERFEEAIKAFDRVIIRDSDYEDIWTCKGFAQMKLGKYTPALETFESVLREKTDSEKTWHYKGLTLRRLHRPREAASAFEAALLLNPENPEAKEHRAFCLFEIKQYEEAQEAFETYLEKNPENLSALYHRALSLLRLGKHEKASAAFAELLKLDPENEEAKFNLGVSHFQLGQYEEALSILDKIKDGSQKASSALYWKGLVFIRQEAYDAALETFSELIEQNPWLAEAWYFRGLALSSLGRPEEAVGDFNRALEIDPACHDTPYQLGLACFALERYTAAAEAFGEALEAAPENIDALHKKSLALLKLGKYEEAAAGFREVLAANPTSKDILSSLGSACLKIGEYEEALEAFDRYLQQYPESEKAWFEKGLALKELGKPEEAAAAFDSALELVPGYLSALEQKGYIHFELGEYGEAAETFTTALKSDPKNEDLEYARALALFRQRNYKAALPAFKRLRETGTTPRPELPYYLGLISFELKEYEKALEAFDAVLKAGAHEPGVLQKKALALFELGRTGEAVSTVNALLALAPERFKEAGTGEEAAYTEILEKFASALVELRQYEKALLALEKLIAAKPDATDAIYRKGFVLMELGRTEEALETYSCLLAANPGLAKAWYRKGLALFTLERYGEAVEAFEQAVSETAEGSQDVSDRDLEDAWTRIGLTQLKLEHYEAALETFGGLLAKNPKNADIWYSKGLALRGLDREEKAVEAFVRATELKSGLEAAWQQKGLTLLGLNRYEEARQAFNSALVLDQENPDALYSRAVANFKLLHFKEAARDLELVLLFAPEFSEFTEACYRLGIARIEIEEYEKALQAFNMALQHDPAHKEALYHRALVLFNLEKYEEAAETLETLLKLSPDDPEALNYLGLCWLELEEFEAALETFKRVTAIDPQDEEALYNTATTLIKLNRAKEALGYFDRILDISPDNPDALNYRGIAFCRLERYKEALKSFDQVLEKDPENIKALYNVGVVCFKLNIFETAARAFREALSINPWHEQSLKYLGISLAKMEDYEEALRAFDKLLKINPRDVRAMNYRGVILGKMGKYEEAIRTFNEILRLYPDFADARERLEILKSLERDEAGY from the coding sequence TTGAGTCTGCAGGAAATAAAAAATAAAAAAGGGATCGGAGGAATTATTATCAGTCAGGAGGAAGCCTTTCGAAAAGGTCTTGACCTTTTTAAACACAGAAGGTACGAAAAAGCTATCAACGTCTTCAACAAAATTTTGAACAAAGAGCCGCAGCACCCCGGGGCTCTTTTCAACAGGGGGCTCGCATTGCTGGAATCCGGAAAAACCGGAGAAGCCCTGAACTCCTTTGACGAAGTCCTGCAGCTTGATCCCGGAAATCCCGAAGCCTGGCAGCAGAAAGGGCTTGCTTTCGCCGGCCTTAAAGAGTTTGATGCTGCCCTGGAAGCCTACGAGCATGCCTTTGAAATCAAGCCGGAAAACCCGGAAGTCCTCTACCTGAAAGGGCTTGCCCTGGCAGAACTCAACCGGACCGGAAAAGCCCTGCTCTGTTTTGAGGAAGCCCTGGAAGCGGAACCTGAATACGTCGATGCATGGTACGCCAGGGGCACGGTATCCGGACAGGCGGGACAATATGAAGCCGCCCTGGAAAGTTTTGCCCGCGTGCTCTCAATCAACCCCAGGCACAGCGAAGCCCTGTATTCCAGGGGACTGATTTTTGCACAACTTGAAGAATACGAAAAAGCGCTGGAAGCTTTCGATTCCCTTATCCGGGCAAACCCGAAGTATATGGATGCCAGGGAACAGAAATGCCTGGTTCTCGGGAAACTCGAGAGAAACGAAGAAGCCCTGGAATGCCTTGAATCCCTCCTGAAAAAGGCCCCGAACCACGAACCGGCCCTTTACAGCAAAGGAGTCCTCCTGAGTGAACTTTCCCGCTACGAAGAAGCCGAAAAAAGTTTCTCGAAATTACTGAAAATCAACCCCGAGCACAAAGACGCCTGGTTCAGGCAGGGGACGCTCATGCTCCAGCTCCTCCGGTTCAACGAAGCCATTAATGCCTTTGGGGAAGCCATCAAGCTTGACCCCGGCTATTTCGAGGCCTGGAACCACAAGTGCTTTGCCCTCATGAAACTGGAGGTCTACGACGAAGCTCTCGAAGCCTTTGACTCCCTTCTGGAAATCTACCCGGAACTGGAGGAAATCTGGTACAACCGGGCTCTTGCCCTCGTGAAACTGCAGCGTCTCGAACCCGCCGCCGAATCCTTTGCCGAAGTAACCCGGCTGAACCCCGGATATAAGGACGCCTGGTTCCAGCAAGGGAGGCTGTTCGCAAAGACCGGGAAATATAAAGAGGCCCTGGAAGCCTTTGACAGGGTGCTCAAACTCGACCCGGAACATACCGAGGCCCGGAAGTTCAGGGGCACTGTGCTTGTGGCGCTCGGCAACCTCGAGGAAGCCCAGGATTCCCTTTCGGAAAGCCTTGAAGAGGAACCTGAAAACTTCAACCTCTGGTTCCAGAAAGGCCTCCTCGGCCTTGACTCCGGAGAATTCGAAAAAGCCCTCGAAGCTTTTGAGAAAACCATTGAACTAAAACCGGAATCCGAAAGCTCCTGGCTGAACAAAGGTTTTGCTCTCTATTCCCTGAAACGTTATGAAGAAGCCCTGGAAGCTTTTGAAGAAGGGCTGCGGCAGAACCCATATCTTGAGAAAGGCTGGAACAAGAAAGGAATTGTCCTCGGAAAGCTCGGGGAAGAGGAAAAAGCCCTCGAAGCTTTTGACGAGGCCCTGAAACTCAGGCCCGATTATGAAGACGCCTGGAAAAACAAAGCCCTCATTTTGCTTTCGGCTGAAGAGTATGATAAGGCCGAAGCAGCCTTTTCCGAAGTCCTGAAGAGCAACCCTGAAGACACTTCTTCCCTTTACAACCGGGGAAAAGCCCTCCTCAAGCTCGAGAGAAAAGAAGCTGCTCTGGAATGTTTTGAAAAAGTCCTTGCCCTTGACCCCGATTACCCCGAACTTCAGTACAACCTTGCCCTTGCTCAAATGGAACTGGGCAAGCATGAAAAAGCCCTGGAAACCTTTGAAAAGCTAGCTGCAAAGAATTCCCTTGACCCCGAGATCCAGTTTAAGAAAGGCATGATCTCAATGGAACTCGGAAAATTTGAAGAAGCCCTGGAAGCTTTCGAGCAGGTCCTTTCCCGGGAACCCGAGTCCATAGACGCCTGGTACAGGAAAGGGCTGGTGCTTCTGGAACTCGAACGTTTCGAAGAAGCTATAAAAGCCTTTGACAGGGTGATTATCAGGGATTCCGATTATGAGGACATCTGGACCTGCAAGGGGTTTGCCCAGATGAAACTGGGGAAATATACCCCTGCCCTTGAAACCTTCGAAAGCGTGCTCCGGGAAAAAACTGACTCGGAAAAAACCTGGCACTACAAGGGCCTGACCCTCCGCAGGCTGCACAGGCCCAGGGAAGCCGCCTCTGCCTTTGAAGCCGCACTCCTCCTGAACCCGGAGAATCCGGAAGCCAAGGAGCACAGGGCATTTTGCCTCTTCGAAATCAAGCAGTACGAGGAAGCCCAGGAAGCCTTCGAGACATACCTTGAAAAGAACCCTGAAAACCTTTCCGCCCTCTACCACAGGGCGCTTTCCCTTCTCCGCCTGGGGAAGCATGAAAAAGCTTCCGCGGCTTTTGCCGAACTCCTCAAACTTGACCCTGAAAACGAGGAGGCAAAGTTTAACCTGGGAGTCTCCCACTTCCAGCTGGGCCAGTACGAAGAAGCCCTCTCTATTCTTGACAAAATAAAGGATGGGTCCCAGAAAGCCTCTTCTGCCCTCTACTGGAAAGGCCTTGTGTTTATCCGGCAGGAAGCTTACGATGCGGCCCTGGAAACTTTCTCCGAACTTATTGAACAGAACCCCTGGCTTGCGGAAGCCTGGTACTTCAGAGGCCTTGCCCTCAGCAGCCTGGGACGGCCCGAGGAAGCCGTAGGAGACTTCAACAGGGCCCTGGAAATAGACCCTGCCTGCCACGATACCCCATACCAGCTCGGGCTTGCCTGCTTTGCCCTGGAACGCTATACAGCTGCAGCCGAAGCTTTCGGGGAAGCCCTGGAAGCAGCTCCTGAAAATATCGATGCCCTTCACAAGAAGAGCCTTGCCCTTCTCAAACTCGGAAAATATGAGGAAGCAGCCGCAGGTTTCAGGGAAGTCCTGGCCGCCAACCCAACCAGCAAGGATATTCTTTCTTCGCTTGGTTCGGCCTGCCTCAAAATAGGGGAATATGAAGAGGCCCTGGAAGCTTTTGACCGTTACCTCCAGCAGTACCCCGAAAGCGAAAAAGCCTGGTTCGAGAAAGGGCTTGCCCTGAAGGAACTCGGGAAACCGGAGGAGGCTGCAGCTGCCTTTGATTCGGCCCTGGAGCTTGTCCCGGGATACCTGTCTGCCCTTGAACAGAAAGGGTACATCCACTTCGAACTGGGAGAATACGGGGAAGCGGCCGAGACCTTTACCACAGCACTGAAATCGGACCCGAAAAACGAAGACCTGGAATACGCCCGGGCCCTTGCCCTCTTCAGGCAGAGAAACTACAAAGCAGCCCTTCCTGCATTTAAAAGGCTCCGGGAAACCGGTACCACACCCAGGCCCGAACTCCCGTATTACCTCGGACTTATTTCCTTCGAACTCAAGGAATATGAAAAAGCCCTGGAAGCTTTTGACGCCGTCCTTAAAGCCGGAGCCCACGAACCCGGGGTCCTGCAAAAGAAAGCCCTTGCCCTTTTCGAACTCGGCAGGACAGGAGAAGCTGTCTCGACTGTCAATGCCCTGCTCGCCCTTGCTCCCGAGAGATTCAAGGAAGCCGGAACCGGGGAAGAGGCAGCTTACACGGAAATCCTGGAAAAGTTTGCCTCAGCCCTGGTAGAGCTCAGGCAGTATGAAAAAGCCCTGCTTGCCCTGGAAAAACTCATTGCCGCAAAACCTGACGCAACGGATGCAATTTACAGGAAGGGCTTCGTGCTTATGGAGCTTGGGAGAACTGAAGAGGCCCTGGAAACTTATTCCTGTCTCCTTGCGGCTAACCCCGGACTTGCAAAGGCCTGGTACAGGAAAGGGCTCGCTCTCTTCACCCTGGAACGTTACGGAGAAGCTGTGGAAGCTTTCGAGCAGGCGGTGTCCGAAACTGCGGAAGGCAGCCAGGACGTAAGCGACCGGGACCTGGAAGATGCCTGGACCAGGATAGGGCTTACCCAGCTCAAGCTGGAACACTATGAAGCCGCCCTGGAGACCTTCGGAGGGCTCCTTGCCAAAAACCCGAAAAATGCGGACATCTGGTACAGCAAGGGGCTTGCCCTTAGGGGGCTTGACAGGGAAGAGAAAGCTGTGGAAGCTTTCGTAAGAGCAACTGAACTCAAATCAGGGCTGGAAGCCGCCTGGCAGCAAAAAGGGCTTACCCTGCTCGGGCTCAACAGGTACGAAGAAGCCCGCCAGGCTTTCAATTCCGCCCTGGTCCTGGACCAGGAAAACCCGGACGCCCTATACAGCCGGGCTGTTGCCAATTTCAAACTCCTGCACTTCAAGGAAGCTGCCAGGGACCTGGAACTTGTGCTCCTTTTTGCCCCGGAATTCTCCGAGTTCACGGAAGCCTGCTACAGGCTCGGAATTGCCAGGATCGAGATCGAGGAATACGAAAAAGCCCTGCAGGCTTTCAACATGGCCCTCCAGCACGACCCCGCCCACAAAGAAGCCCTCTACCACAGGGCACTGGTGCTTTTCAACCTTGAGAAGTACGAAGAGGCGGCCGAAACTCTTGAGACCCTCCTGAAACTTTCCCCGGACGACCCGGAAGCCCTGAACTACCTGGGGCTCTGCTGGCTCGAGCTTGAAGAGTTCGAGGCTGCCCTGGAAACTTTTAAAAGGGTCACGGCAATCGACCCCCAGGACGAGGAAGCCCTCTATAACACAGCCACCACCCTGATCAAGCTCAACAGGGCAAAAGAAGCCCTGGGATACTTCGACCGCATCCTGGACATCTCCCCCGACAACCCGGACGCCCTGAACTACAGGGGAATTGCTTTTTGCAGGCTCGAGCGCTACAAGGAAGCCCTGAAATCCTTTGACCAGGTGCTCGAAAAGGACCCCGAAAACATCAAGGCACTCTACAACGTGGGCGTCGTCTGCTTCAAACTAAACATCTTCGAAACCGCAGCCAGGGCCTTCAGGGAAGCCCTTTCGATCAACCCCTGGCATGAACAGTCCCTGAAATACCTGGGGATCTCCCTTGCAAAGATGGAAGACTACGAAGAGGCCCTGAGAGCCTTTGACAAGCTGCTTAAAATAAACCCCCGCGACGTCCGGGCCATGAACTACCGGGGAGTAATCCTCGGGAAAATGGGAAAATACGAGGAAGCCATCAGGACCTTCAATGAAATCCTCCGCCTCTACCCCGACTTCGCCGATGCCCGGGAAAGGCTCGAGATCCTGAAAAGCCTCGAAAGGGACGAAGCTGGCTACTGA
- a CDS encoding O-acetyl-ADP-ribose deacetylase, giving the protein MLPISERIEVIEGDIVKLGVDAIVNAANPTLLGGGGVDGAIHKAAGLELLEECRTLKGCPTGEAKLTKGYRLSAKWVIHTVGPVWHGGGRGEDELLASCYRKSLKLAKEASVKTIAFPAISTGAYGFPADRAARVAVSEIMRFLRENELPEKVSLVCFNREACRNLRRALEMEL; this is encoded by the coding sequence ATGCTTCCGATATCAGAAAGAATCGAAGTAATTGAAGGCGACATAGTAAAACTGGGCGTAGACGCCATCGTAAACGCAGCCAATCCCACCCTCCTCGGAGGCGGGGGAGTGGACGGGGCAATCCACAAAGCTGCAGGCCTGGAACTTCTTGAAGAGTGCAGGACCCTGAAAGGCTGCCCTACAGGGGAAGCAAAGCTTACTAAAGGATACCGGCTTTCCGCAAAATGGGTCATCCATACTGTGGGCCCGGTCTGGCACGGCGGCGGGAGGGGCGAGGACGAACTACTGGCATCCTGCTACCGGAAAAGCCTGAAACTGGCAAAGGAAGCTTCCGTAAAGACCATCGCCTTCCCGGCCATAAGCACGGGAGCATACGGTTTTCCTGCTGACAGAGCTGCAAGGGTCGCGGTTTCCGAGATCATGCGCTTCCTTCGGGAAAACGAGCTGCCCGAAAAAGTAAGCCTGGTCTGCTTTAACAGGGAAGCCTGCCGGAACCTCCGAAGAGCCCTTGAAATGGAGCTTTGA
- the mtaA gene encoding methylcobamide:CoM methyltransferase MtaA encodes MSDLTLKERLLNVLEGKEVDKVPVCSVTQTGIVELMDEVGAPWPESHSDAELMAKLAIANHELSGLEAVRVPYCLTVLVEAMGCEINMGTKNRQPSVTGHPYPKSLDDAAIPEDLLQRGRIPAVLEAIKIIRDKVGPDVPIIGGMEGPITIASDLASVKSFMKWSIKKPDLFEQVLDLATEAAIIYANEMVEAGADVISVADPVASPDLMSPDSFKDFLMPRLQKFSGAVNSTTILHICGNVNPVLDYMADCGFEGLSVEEKIGSVKKAKEVIGTRARLVGNISSPFTLLPGPADKIKTESRQAMDDGIDVLAPGCGIAPMTPLENIKALVAARDEYYA; translated from the coding sequence ATGAGTGACCTGACACTTAAAGAGAGGCTGTTAAACGTCCTTGAAGGTAAAGAGGTTGACAAAGTACCTGTTTGTTCCGTTACCCAGACCGGGATCGTGGAACTTATGGATGAGGTAGGGGCGCCCTGGCCGGAATCCCACTCTGACGCCGAGCTGATGGCAAAGCTGGCGATTGCAAACCATGAACTAAGCGGGCTCGAGGCTGTGAGGGTCCCTTACTGCCTGACCGTGCTTGTGGAAGCCATGGGCTGTGAGATCAACATGGGTACGAAGAACAGACAGCCTTCTGTCACCGGGCACCCCTACCCCAAGAGTCTGGACGATGCAGCAATTCCCGAAGACCTCCTGCAGAGAGGAAGGATTCCGGCAGTGCTCGAAGCCATCAAAATTATCAGGGATAAGGTCGGTCCCGATGTCCCGATCATCGGCGGTATGGAAGGCCCTATCACCATTGCATCCGACCTGGCAAGTGTAAAGTCCTTCATGAAATGGTCTATCAAGAAACCTGATCTCTTCGAGCAGGTCCTTGATCTTGCAACCGAAGCCGCAATAATCTATGCAAATGAAATGGTTGAAGCAGGCGCAGACGTCATCTCCGTTGCAGACCCCGTTGCTTCTCCTGACCTGATGAGCCCTGACTCTTTCAAGGACTTCCTTATGCCCAGGCTGCAGAAATTTTCCGGAGCTGTCAACTCCACAACCATCCTGCATATCTGCGGAAACGTGAACCCTGTCCTTGACTACATGGCTGACTGCGGCTTTGAAGGCCTGAGCGTAGAAGAAAAGATCGGCAGCGTAAAGAAAGCAAAAGAAGTAATCGGGACCCGGGCAAGACTTGTCGGAAACATCTCGAGTCCTTTCACCCTTCTGCCGGGGCCGGCTGATAAAATCAAGACCGAATCCAGGCAGGCCATGGATGACGGTATCGACGTGCTTGCCCCGGGCTGCGGGATCGCCCCGATGACCCCGCTGGAGAACATCAAGGCTCTTGTGGCTGCCAGGGACGAGTATTACGCCTGA
- the mtaC gene encoding methanol--corrinoid protein MtaC, with the protein MEVRYLIDIDPGAILVRYNVKMEKEMTPEEAAAELYPKDEFIRSIAEAIFEGEEDDVVEGLKKAVASGKDPISLINGALMPGMAVVSRLYDEGVIFLPNVMMSADAMLEGIEYCKETAGTAPEVKGKIICHVAEGDVHDIGKNIVVALLRANGYDVVDLGRDVPVDEVIDAVDKESPLMLTGTALMTTTMYAFKEINDKLLEKGYRVPFACGGGAVNQDFVAQYELGVYGEEASDAPKMADFIKENGDNIVKLREKFHKH; encoded by the coding sequence ATGGAGGTTAGATATTTGATAGACATAGATCCCGGAGCTATTCTGGTACGTTACAACGTAAAAATGGAAAAGGAAATGACACCCGAAGAGGCAGCAGCCGAGCTTTATCCAAAAGATGAATTCATCCGTTCGATTGCAGAGGCCATCTTTGAAGGTGAAGAAGACGACGTTGTAGAAGGTCTTAAAAAGGCAGTTGCCTCAGGCAAGGATCCGATCTCGCTCATCAATGGAGCCCTGATGCCCGGCATGGCGGTCGTCTCAAGGCTTTACGACGAGGGGGTCATCTTTCTGCCAAACGTCATGATGTCCGCTGACGCAATGCTGGAAGGTATCGAATACTGCAAGGAAACGGCAGGAACAGCCCCGGAGGTCAAGGGCAAGATCATCTGCCATGTCGCAGAAGGGGATGTGCATGACATTGGGAAGAACATTGTCGTCGCCCTCCTGAGAGCAAACGGGTATGATGTGGTAGACCTCGGAAGGGATGTGCCTGTCGATGAAGTCATCGATGCAGTGGACAAAGAGAGCCCCCTAATGCTTACAGGAACCGCTCTCATGACCACAACCATGTATGCCTTCAAGGAAATCAACGACAAACTCCTTGAGAAAGGATACCGGGTACCCTTCGCATGCGGCGGTGGTGCCGTGAACCAGGACTTCGTAGCCCAGTACGAACTCGGAGTCTATGGTGAAGAAGCATCCGATGCCCCGAAGATGGCAGACTTCATCAAGGAAAATGGGGACAACATCGTGAAGCTTAGGGAGAAATTCCATAAACACTGA
- the mtaB gene encoding methanol--corrinoid protein co-methyltransferase MtaB — MAVNRYTKMAYASADDMIFGKAVKPVKAGLGLEIGAGYTTPEVNYAPRPEAGASREKLIKEYEKITTDTMARMVQIGAPAVVLETEHVQQMTNNPEWGGAVAHAQKAIMEDYHDEYGIKCALRHTPGDVREERDFLKLKDKYSVLMESFEQCAENGADLLSVESMGGKEVFDYAILRNDMAGVLYGIGCLGAMDMEYVWQGVADIAKKTGTVAAGDTDCAQANTAMFIAGGLLDKNLAHTLAIIARAISASRTLVAYECGATGPGKDCGYENTIVKAISGVPIAQEGKTSTCAHSDVMGNLVMQCCDLWSNESVEYHGEFGGTTVQCWGESLAYDCSLMNVALDSGNEKTLRDMFVASDMYRDPQGFVLAYPHAYRVGQAIAKDGKDIYLRAKNAAMECINIVEEGARGKLELSRFEAKALADAKEAFEGMTDDKDKFMSDCLDKYKKEVKVFLPENYDL, encoded by the coding sequence ATGGCAGTAAACAGATACACTAAAATGGCATATGCAAGCGCAGATGACATGATCTTCGGAAAAGCCGTCAAGCCCGTAAAAGCTGGTTTGGGCCTGGAGATCGGTGCCGGATACACAACTCCTGAAGTCAACTATGCACCAAGACCGGAAGCAGGGGCATCCAGGGAGAAGCTAATCAAGGAATATGAAAAGATCACAACAGACACTATGGCAAGGATGGTCCAGATTGGAGCACCTGCCGTTGTCCTTGAAACCGAACACGTCCAGCAGATGACAAACAACCCGGAGTGGGGAGGCGCTGTGGCCCACGCCCAGAAAGCCATCATGGAAGACTACCACGACGAGTACGGGATCAAATGTGCCCTGAGACACACCCCGGGAGACGTCCGTGAAGAACGTGATTTCCTGAAACTCAAGGACAAATACTCGGTCCTTATGGAATCCTTCGAGCAGTGCGCTGAGAACGGGGCAGACCTGCTTTCCGTCGAAAGTATGGGCGGAAAGGAAGTCTTCGACTACGCCATCCTGAGGAACGACATGGCTGGTGTCCTCTACGGTATTGGCTGCCTGGGTGCCATGGACATGGAATACGTCTGGCAGGGTGTTGCGGACATCGCCAAGAAGACCGGCACCGTTGCAGCAGGGGACACGGACTGTGCCCAGGCAAACACCGCAATGTTCATTGCAGGCGGACTTCTGGACAAGAACCTGGCCCACACCCTGGCAATCATCGCAAGGGCAATTTCCGCATCTAGAACCCTTGTTGCATACGAATGCGGCGCAACAGGCCCGGGGAAGGACTGCGGTTACGAGAACACAATCGTAAAAGCCATTTCAGGTGTCCCGATTGCCCAGGAAGGTAAGACCTCTACCTGTGCACACTCTGACGTCATGGGGAACCTTGTAATGCAGTGCTGTGACCTCTGGTCCAACGAATCCGTGGAATACCATGGGGAATTCGGCGGTACTACCGTGCAGTGCTGGGGAGAATCCCTTGCATACGACTGTTCTCTCATGAACGTGGCCCTTGACTCAGGCAACGAAAAGACCCTCAGGGACATGTTCGTTGCTTCTGACATGTACAGAGACCCGCAGGGCTTTGTGCTGGCCTATCCACACGCCTACAGAGTCGGGCAGGCAATCGCAAAGGACGGAAAAGACATCTATCTCCGTGCCAAGAACGCCGCCATGGAATGTATCAACATCGTCGAAGAAGGCGCAAGAGGCAAACTTGAACTCTCCAGGTTCGAAGCCAAAGCCCTTGCAGACGCAAAGGAAGCCTTTGAAGGAATGACCGATGACAAGGACAAGTTCATGAGCGACTGCCTGGATAAGTATAAGAAGGAAGTCAAGGTTTTCCTGCCTGAGAACTACGACCTCTGA